The genomic segment ACAATAAGATTAAATACGATTTAAAAATAATTAAGATAAACGTAAATGAATCCAGTGTTTCAAATGAAATATTAAAAATAATAAATGAGGAACCTTATGATGCAATAATAATGGGTGCAAGAGGAACTTCACTAAATAGCGATATAAATATAGGCTCTACAGCGTTAGCAGTATCGATAAATGCCCCAGTATCCGTAATATTAGTTAGATGATTAAAAGAACCCGTGAAGCACTTTTAACCTAAATTTATTAATTTGGCAATTTTTGCCAGTTAACTAAGGTTGAATTAGCTGCCTACCACGGTGTTTTGCATAATAAGAACTATATTTCAATAGCCTTTACCTTGATCAATGAGTAAGGAGGCATTGATTAAGGAGATTAAGGGATTAAAGCAGGAGAGGAATGCCATAATACTGGGTCATAATTACATGGACATGGATGTACAATTAATAGCGGACTTCACAGGTGATTCCTACGACCTGGCGGTTAAGGCCATGGAGACTAAGGCTGAGGTCATAGTCTTCGCAGGGGTTAGGTTCATGGCTGAGCAGGCTAAGGCTTTGAACTACGATAGGGAAGTACTATCACCAGACTTGAATGCGGGGTGCACAATAGCGGATGCACTGGATACGGAGACCTTGAGGGAGTATAGGGAGAGGTATCCTGGGGTTCCTGTTGTTCTCTACATTAACTCAAACATAGATGTTAAGGCCATGGCTGATTACATAGTCACCTCCTCAACGGCAGTTAAAGCAGTTAGGAAGATACCGGGTGATACTGTAATATTTGGGCCAGACTACAACCTGGCTACCTACGTTGAGAGGATGACTAGTAAGAAAATAATCAAG from the Caldivirga maquilingensis IC-167 genome contains:
- a CDS encoding universal stress protein, which produces MNEPSYSISFWLRRILVPVDGSENSLRALDLAVDFGMRYGSRITIVHVCNDCSDVNDIQSLIEKRVNNKIKYDLKIIKINVNESSVSNEILKIINEEPYDAIIMGARGTSLNSDINIGSTALAVSINAPVSVILVR
- the nadA gene encoding quinolinate synthase NadA gives rise to the protein MSKEALIKEIKGLKQERNAIILGHNYMDMDVQLIADFTGDSYDLAVKAMETKAEVIVFAGVRFMAEQAKALNYDREVLSPDLNAGCTIADALDTETLREYRERYPGVPVVLYINSNIDVKAMADYIVTSSTAVKAVRKIPGDTVIFGPDYNLATYVERMTSKKIIKVPPNGKCIVHGNYVPDYIREARTKYPGAKVMIHPEAPLNIIDLVDFVGSTNQMIEFARNSEAREFIVGTEIGMINALKLKVPGKEFYPLTTEPIARCPFMAMITLEKIYRSLRDDVYRVEIPGNIAEAVREAFERTRKLLGD